Proteins encoded together in one Canis lupus familiaris isolate Mischka breed German Shepherd chromosome 25, alternate assembly UU_Cfam_GSD_1.0, whole genome shotgun sequence window:
- the PASK gene encoding LOW QUALITY PROTEIN: PAS domain-containing serine/threonine-protein kinase isoform X3 (The sequence of the model RefSeq protein was modified relative to this genomic sequence to represent the inferred CDS: deleted 1 base in 1 codon), with product MEDGGPPESLAAQTTCEPSESLSSAHRHLSRRNGLSKLCQSRTALSEDRWSAYCLSSLAAQNICTSKLHCLVAPEQTEAAGSLGSMSCCSLLRGLSSGWSTPLLPALVCNPNKAVFTVDAKTTEILVANDKACQLLGHSSHALIGQRLTRFFLKPDSDVAKALSEEHVEADGRAAVVFGTVVDVVSRGGEKIPVSVWMKKVKQERGPCCVVVLEPVERVSAWVTFQSDGTITSCDSPFALLHGFVSSEEVLGQRVTDLIPSVQLPPPGEPVPQNLKIQRSVGRAKDGTTFPLSLKLKSECGGEAVGGSRAVPECSYSASVWVFSTISGLITLLPDGTIYGINHSFALMLFGYGRTELLGKNITFLIPGFYHYMDLVCDGSLPLPDLAERLDIGTQSGPGETSAGPWQGQNLAGTASEWKTSQKEAHQPIDNSRRPRTSKTSQEEAHQPIDHSRHLRTSETSQMEAHQPRDNSRRPRTSRTSQMEAHQPRDNSRHPGTSETSQEEAHQPRDNSRHPGTSRTSQEEAHQLRDGHHLRTSETSQEGSPPAHNQQSSPKDRWNTLLGQEEPAAPESLRQDLVGRSRCDPVVTWTFASQGGPETPALAEGRSRNAELCGLYQEAQLEWTGLSSASSSNRRADSVMPEPRAAGQLAAEGLPMPYPGYGGEQSTQPGSPPGTARLLFSTPTLDEPWVAVENDREEIQTCLLKEQLPRLSFVGPLGVSYSELASAEHPPLPPPVSLCDPGGRDFCSRVGSSSAYYALATDLPGVLDAVQAQEADGNSFSWNLKELRFSEWADGTSSTCSCAASELVGTPSPSPAGSDVDVSGLHGRRPDVLDDRELLLLTGTCLHLGEARQFHESRLGPDRVELSETCLESSERGGGRSRESSPCVLPAPEAGPVDVCPSEEPRLSFQVTSTPVRDDSLVAPGDMCTQHGIQEGTYAGSCYHRDGAQLSVQFEVKRVELQGAATLFCCWLVKDLLHGPRDSATRARLLLASLPGSSHSVCEASGSSVGEGLRSKPWFDDAPRAVELEGQAACEGAYSHKYLTLSPLGSGAFGFVWTAVDKEANKEVVVKFIKKEKVLEDCWIEDPKLGKVTLEIAILSRVEHANIIKVLDVFENQGFFQLVMEKHGSGLDLFAFIDRHPSLDEPLASYIFRQLVAAVGYLRSKSIIHRDIKDENIVIAEDFTIKLIDFGSAAYLEKGRLFHTFCGTIEYCAPEVLMGNPYKGPELEMWSLGVTLYTLIFEENPFCELEETMEAVIHPPYLVSEALMHLISGLLQPVPEQRTTLEKLVTDPWVIQPVNLADYTWDEVCRVNKPESGALSTVSLELEGRCAGELAWAAGPCGPLCPRGGP from the exons ATGGAGGACGGAGGCCCCCCTGAGAGCCTGGCTGCACAGACCACCTGTGAGCCCAGCGAGTCCCTGTCCTCGGCCCACAGACACCTGAGCAGAAGGAATGGGCTTTCGAAGCTCTGCCAGAGCAGGACGGCCCTCTCTG AGGACAGATGGAGCGCCTACTGCCTGTCGTCCCTGGCCGCCCAGAACATCTGCACGAGCAAACTACACTGCCTGGTGGCGCCCGAGCAGACGGAAGCGGCCGGGTCCCTGGGCAGCATGTCCTGCTGCTCGCTGCTGCGGGGCTTGTCCTCGGGGTGGTCCacgcccctgctccctgcccttgtGTGCAACCCGAACAAGGCCGTTTTCACCGTGGACGCCAAGACCACAGAG ATCCTGGTTGCCAACGACAAGGCGTGCCAGCTCCTGGGGCACAGCAGCCACGCCCTGATCGGCCAGCGGCTCACGCGGTTCTTCCTGAAGCCGGACTCCGACGTGGCGAAGGCCCTCAGCGAGGAGCACGTGGAGGCCGACGGCCGCGCCGCAGTCGTGTTCGGCACCGTG GTGGACGTCGTGAGCCGTGGCGGGGAGAAGATCCCGGTGTCCGTGTGGATGAAGAAGGTGAAGCAGGAGCGCGGCCCATGCTGCGTGGTCGTGCTGGAGCCTGTGGAGCGGGTGTCGGCCTGGGTCACCTTCCAAAGCGAC GGAACCATCACGTCGTGCGACAGCCCCTTTGCTCTCCTGCATGGGTTCGTGTCCAGCGAGGAGGTGCTTGGGCAGCGCGTCACAGACCTGATCCCTTCTGTGCAGCTGCCCCCGCCCGGCGAGCCCGTCCCACAG AATCTCAAGATCCAGAGGTCTGTCGGGAGAGCCAAAGATGGCACCACCTTCCCGCTGAGCTTAAAACTGAAATCTGAGTGTGGCGGTGAGGCGGTGGGAGGCAGCAGGGCAGTCCCCGAGTGCAGTTACTCGGCATCCGTCTGGGTGTTCTCCACCATCAGCGGCCTCATCACCCTCCTGCCCGACGGCACCATCTACGGCATCAACCACAGCTTTGCACTGATGCTGTTTGGTTACGGGAGGACGGAGCTCCTGGGCAAG AACATCACTTTCCTGATCCCCGGCTTCTACCACTACATGGACCTTGTGTGTGACGGTTCCTTACCACTGCCAGACCTGGCCGAACGCTTGGATATCGGCACTCAGAGCGGGCCCGGGGAGACAAGTGCGGGCCCCTGGCAGGGCCAGAACCTGGCTGGCACGGCCTCAG AGTGGAAAACATCCCAAAAGGAAGCTCATCAGCCCATAGACAACAGTCGTCGCCCAAGGACCAGCAAGACATCCCAGGAGGAAGCCCACCAGCCCATAGACCACAGTCGTCACCTGAGGACCAGCGAGACATCCCAGATGGAAGCCCACCAGCCCAGAGACAACAGTCGTCGCCCAAGGACCAGCAGGACATCCCAGATGGAAGCCCACCAGCCCAGAGACAACAGTCGTCACCCGGGGACCAGCGAGACATCCCAGGAGGAAGCCCACCAGCCCAGAGACAACAGTCGTCACCCAGGGACCAGCAGGACATCCCAGGAGGAAGCCCACCAGCTCAGGGATGGTCATCACCTGAGGACCAGCGAGACATCCCAGGAAGGAAGCCCACCAGCCCATAACCAGCAGTCATCGCCCAAGGACCGGTGGAACACTCTCTTGGGGCAAGAGGAACCTGCAGCTCCAGAGAGCCTCAGACAGGACCTTGTGGGAAGAAGCAGGTGTGACCCAGTGGTCACATGGACGTTTGCTTCCCAGGGAGGACCTGAGACCCCAGCTCTAGCTGAGGGCAGGAGTAGAAATGCTGAACTGTGTGGCCTCTATCAGGAGGCTCAGCTAGAGTGGACAGGGTTGAGCAGTGCCAGCAGTTCCAACCGTCGGGCTGATTCTGTCATGCCCGAGCCCCGTGCCGCGGGCCAGCTGGCAGCGGAGGGGCTCCCGATGCCCTACCCTGGGTATGGGGGCGAGCAGAGCACGCAGCCAGGAAGCCCGCCTGGGACAGCGCGACTCCTGTTCTCAACGCCGACGCTggatgagccctgggtggctGTGGAGAATGACCGAGAGGAGATACAGACGTGCTTGCTTAAGGAGCAGCTGCCCAGACTGAGCtttgtggggcccctgggtgtctcTTACAGCGAGCTGGCCTCAGCAGAGCaccccccgctcccgccccccgTGTCGTTGTGTGACCCGGGAGGCAGGGACTTCTGCAGCCGCGTGGGCAGCTCCTCCGCCTACTATGCCCTGGCC ACAGACCTCCCCGGGGTCCTGGACGCAGTGCAGGCCCAGGAGGCTGATGGGAATTCCTTCTCCTGGAACCTCAAGGAACTGCGTTTCAGTGAGTGGGCAGATGGAACTTCGTCCACCTGTTCCTGCGCTGCGTCCGAGCTTGTAGGCACGCCCTCCCCCTCGCCGGCAGGCTCCGATGTGGACGTGAGTGGTCTGCACGGACGGAGGCCGGATGTTCTGGATGATAGGGAGCTGTTGCTCCTGACCGGCACGTGCTTGCATCTCGGGGAGGCTCGGCAGTTTCACGAGAGCCGTCTGGGGCCCGATCGAGTGGAGCTCTCGGAGACCTGTCTGGAGTCCTCTGAGCGCGGGGGAGGGCGCAGCAGAGAGAGCTCACCGTGCGTGCTTCCCGCGCCGGAGGCTGGCCCCGTGGACGTGTGCCCGTCAGAGGAGCCCAGGCTGAGTTTCCAGGTCACCTCCACGCCTGTGAGAGACGACAGCCTGGTGGCACCCGGGGACATGTGCACGCAGCACGGGATCCAGGAGGGGACCTACGCCGGCAGCTGCTACCACCGGGACGGAGCGCAGCTGA gTGTGCAGTTTGAGGTGAAGCGCGTGGAGCTCCAGGGCGCGGCGACCCTGTTCTGCTGCTGGCTCGTCAAAGACCTGCTGCACGGCCCCCGGGACTCGGCCACGCGCGCCCGCCTGCTGCTGGCCAGCCTGCCCGGCTCCAGCCACTCCGTGTGCGAGGCCTCCGGCTCCAGCGTCGGGGAG GGTCTGAGAAGCAAGCCCTGGTTCGACGACGCCCCCAGGGCCGTGGAGCTGGAGGGGCAGGCGGCCTGCGAGGGCGCGTACTCCCACAAGTACCTCACGCTGAGCCCGCTGGGCAGCGGGGCCTTCGGCTTCGTCTGGACGGCGGTAGATAAGGAGGCCAACAAGGAG GTGGTGGTGAAGTTCATTAAGAAGGAGAAGGTTCTGGAGGATTGTTGGATCGAGGATCCCAAACTTGGAAAAGTCACCTTAGAGATTGCCATTCTGTCCAGGGTGGAGCACGCCAACATCATCAAG GTGTTGGACGTATTTGAGAACCAAGGGTTCTTTCAGCTGGTGATGGAGAAGCACGGCTCCGGCCTGGACCTCTTCGCGTTCATTGACCGTCACCCCAGTCTGGACGAACCCCTGGCGAGTTACATCTTCCGGCAG CTGGTGGCGGCGGTGGGCTACCTGCGCTCCAAGAGCATCATTCACCGCGACATCAAGGACGAGAACATCGTCATCGCCGAGGACTTCACCATCAAGCTCATCGACTTCGGCTCCGCCGCCTACTTGGAGAAGGGCAGGCTGTTTCACACGTTCTGTGGGACCATCGAGTACTGCGCACCCGAGGTCCTCATGGGAAACCC GTACAAGGGGCCGGAGCTGGAGATGTGGTCGCTGGGGGTCACGCTGTACACGCTGATCTTTGAGGAGAACCCCTTCTGCGAGCTGGAGGAGACCATGGAGGCCGTGATCCACCCCCCATACCTGGTGTCAGAAG CTCTCATGCACCTCATATCTGGGCTGCTGCAGCCTGTCCCTGAGCAGCGCACCACCTTGGAGAAGCTGGTGACAGACCCCTGGGTGATCCAGCCCGTGAACCTTGCTGACTACACCTGGGATGAGGTGTGTCGAGTGAACAAGCCAG AAAGCGGAGCCCTGTCCACCGTGAGTCTGGAGCTGGAGGGCAGGTGCGCCGGGGAGCTGGCGTGGGCTGCGGGGCCGTGCGGGCCCCTGTGTCCCCGGGGAGGCCCCTGA